Sequence from the Deinococcus malanensis genome:
TCAGAGCTGGCTGGACACTTCCCTGGAGGCGGGCCTGCGCGAGCCTTATGCCATGAGCCTGGCGACCGCTGACCAGGAAGGCCGTCCGAGCGTCCGTACCGTTCTGTTGCGTGGCGCGCATGGCAGGGGCCTGACTTTCTTCACCAATTACGAGTCGCACAAGGGCCACGACCTGGCGGACAATCCCCAGGCGGAGGTGTTGTTTTACTGGGCCGAGCACGAACGGCAGGTCCGGGCATATGGATCGGTGGAGCGGCTCTCCGCAGAGGACAGCGCTGCCTATTTCCACTCCCGGCCTCGTGAAAGCCAGCTGGCGGCCCATGCCAGCGATCCCCAGAGTGCCCCAGTGAGCAGCAGGTTGGAACTCGAAACGCGGCTGGCAGCACTTCAGGAACGCTTTCCGGCAGATCAGGACATCCCCTGTCCGGGGTTCTGGGGTGGCTACCGGATCCAGGTGCAGGAGTGGGAGTTCTGGCAGGGCCGGCCCAACCGCATGCATGACCGGTTCCGGTACACCAGGGGTGAGGCCGGGTGGGAGATCGAACGGCTGATGCCTTGAGGCAGGCGCTTCTTGCCCCTGGCCTCTTTGCGTAAAGCTGCTTTCACCTTTATTCGGCGCTGACAAGCCCGCCTTTGATTTCCTGGTAGCCAGTCAAGCCCATCAACCGGAATATTGGTCAGGCGCTGGATCTTCAACTGCCCTCGGGGTTCAGCAGACTCTCGCCCGTCTCCATAGAGAGATCGTCTCCCAGCAGGGCCCGGCGTTCTTCCGGAGTCAGGGCCACCATGACGCGCCGCAGGACCACCTCCACCGCCTGATCGGTACTTTCATCCAGTGTCAGCCCGTCCAGCAGCGGAACATCCAGGCGCCGGGCCACGGCTTCGAGTTCGTTCTGCATGGTGCGGATTTCATCGAAGTAACGCATGTAGCGGTGCATCGGCCGGCTGGCTGCCGTTTCCTGATCGCGGCTCTCGAAGTGGCGGCGGTGCTCGGTCTCATTGGGCAGGGTTACCAGCAGAGGGACCACCAGGGCGCCGGCAAAGGCATCTGCCCGGAGGTAGCCCGGTACCAGATGAACGCCTTCCAGCACCACACTGGTGCCTTCCTCGATGCTGCGGCGCACCACCGCGCGCAGGCCCACACTCACCTGCTGCACCTGCTCGCGGAAGCCGGCCAGCAGTTCCGCCTCGGTGGGGTGGTCGGGGATCGACTGCCCGGGCGGGACCAGGGCTTCCCAGGCGTTGAAGGTGCTGGCATGCAGCGTGGGCACCAGGGCGGGGGAGACCATGGCGCGCATCACTTCGCGGATCGAGTCGGTGCTGACCACCCGCGTGATGCCCAGTCGGTAGGCGATTTCGGCCGCCAGAACGCTCTTGCCAGTACCGCTGACCCCACCCAGCAGCACCACCAGTGGGCGCGGAGGCCGGCGGATCACCCGCAGCAGCCGGTAGCGGGCGCTGACGTCCGGGCCGACTTCCTCGCGCAGCAGGGCTTCGACCTTTTCGCGGATGCGGGTGCGGCGCACCACACGGTCCTCGCTGCCGCGCAGATCGCGCTGGGTGATGCGCGCGACTTTCCGGGCCACGTCCGGCGCCACCCCGGCCGCCAGCATGGACTGCACCAGCACGCCCTTGCTGAAGGGAGTGGGCAGGCCCAGCTCATCAGCCATCACGCCCAGCCGCCCCTGGTTCTGACGCAGGTACTGGTAGGTCAGCCGGAAGTGCTCTCCGTAGCGCTCGGCCAGAAAGCGCTCGGTGCGCTGGTCGATGTCCTCGGCGGTCAGGGTCTGGACGCCCTGCTGGCGCATCTCGACGTCCACTCCGCTGGCCGTGGCATAGGCCTCACGCGGTGTCAGGCCCACGTCCTCCAGTGTCCGGGCCAGCACGCCGCGGCTGAAGGGCAGATTGCCTTTCTTCGAACGTACCAGGATGTCCACGAAGGCTGGCGTCTGGCGGGCCACCTGGGCGGCCACCTCCGGGCCGGCCACGTCCTCTGCGATTTCAGCGGTCAACGCCTGAAGCTCGTCCGCCGTGATCAGGCGCCGGCGCGCGAGGCGCAACTGCTGCTCGACCCGCCGGCCGATCGCGGCGGCCAGAGGCGCACTGGCCCCGGCATTCACCGCCGTTTCTACGACCAGACCGCGGCTGAAGGGCCACGACTGGCGCCCGGACCCGATCCGGAATTCAGCTTGTGGCATCATCTCACCCCCTGCGCCGTCAGGCCCGCAGGCCAGAAACAGCCTTTGCGCCAAACCTTCCAGGCAGTCTAGTGCTCGGACCCTCTGGAAGGGGAGGACGTTCCCCAGGCCCCGCGGATTGTTCAGTGCCTCAGGACCGGGGCGGGTCGCGCTTCAGCGCGCCCTCAAGCAGCAGGTTCAGGGCCAGCCGCATTTCCTCCTGCAGGGTGCGCTCCGTTCCGTAAGCGCTCCAGCGCAGCGCGACCATCAGGTAGGTATCCGCAATCAGGTTGCTGATGCGCTGCAGGCTGAGATCCGGGCGCATCTGCCCGCTCTGGTGCAGCGGACGCAGGATCAGTTCGATGACCTTGCTCAGCGGCAGCGCCTGGTACGCCGTGCGGGCCCGCTCAGGATTGGGATTCATGACCTCGTAGGCCAGTGGCGGAAACAGGTCACGCTCCCGGGAGTTCTCCTCGGCCAGCAGGTCCCAGACCTCGTACAGCACGCTCAGGGGCGGCACGCCGTCCAGCAGGCGCTGCTCGGCATGGTCGCGCAGGCGGTCCATGACCTCGCTGCCATAATCCAGCAGCACAGCCTCCTTGTAGGGGTAATAATTAAAAAACGTGCCGCGAGACACGTTGCTGGCCCGCGCAATGTCGGTCGCGGTGGTGGTCTGAAAGCCGCTCCGCTTGAACAGTTCAATGGCAACACTGTAAATACGGGCGCGGCGGCGCTCTTTCTGGCGCTCCCGCAACGAAGACAAATCCATAGGCTGACCTATGGTATAGCGCCTGGAGTCCAAAATTGCACCCCGTCCAAGTGTGAGCCCTGCCTGATCCGCTACGCTAGAGCCCATGAGCGTGATTCTGGGCATCGATATCGGGGGCAGCGGGATCAAGGGTGCGCCTGTCAACGTGAGTACCGGGCAGCTGGCCGGCGAGCGCCACCGCATTCCCACCCCGGAGGGGGCCCGCCCTGAGGATGTTCAGCGGGTGGTCGCGCAGCTCGTGGAGCATTTTGGTCTCGATGGACCCGTCGGGGTGACCTTCCCGGGAATCGTGCAGCAGGGCCGCACCCTGAGCGCTGCCAACGTGGATAAGGGCTGGATCGGGCTGGACGCCGACGCCCTGTTCACGCAGGCCACGGGCCGGGACGTCCGTCTGCTCAACGACGCCGACGCTGCCGGACTGGCCGAGGCCAAATTTGGGGCCGGCCGTGGCGTGGACGGCACCGTTCTGGTGCTGACCTTCGGCACGGGCATCGGCAGCGCACTGGTTCACAACGGCGTGCTGGTGCCCAACACCGAACTGGGTCATCTGTGGCTGCGCGAGCATCATGCCGAGACCTGGGCCTCCGACCGGGCCCGTGAGCGCGATGACCTGAACTGGAAACAGTGGAGCAAACGCGTCAGTGGCTACCTGCAGCATCTGGAACTGCTGTTCAGCCCGGACCTGTTCATTATCGGTGGCGGCGTGAGCAAGAAGGCCGAGAAATGGCAGGAGCATATCCGCCTCGAGCGCAGCCGTTTCGTTCCAGCGGCGCTCCAGAATGAGGCGGGGATCGTCGGGGCGGCGCTGCTGGCCGCGCAGCCGGCGCCTTCTGTCCCGCTGGTGTCGCCGGCGCTGCGGCCTGCGCGCCCTGCAGGACGGATAGAAGCAGTACCCGTAACAGTTAAACCTTCCAAAGAAAAGTCGCGTCGCAAGTCCGGCTGAGCCCGGGGGCCGGGAACCCGACCAGGACCGGGCACGTAGGGGGAGGCGTATGGGATTTCTGAAGAAGATGATGGCAGCGGTGGGGGTTGGTGCGGCCCGGGTGGACACCCGGCTGAGCAGGGCCGAGGTGCGTGTGGGTGAGGAACTGCGCGGCACCATCCATGTTCAGGGCGGGCAGGTCGAACAGCAGGTGCAGCGCATCAATGTTGGTCTGGCCACCCGATACAAGCACGAGGACAGCTACCTGAACCACACCCTGCAGTCCGAGATGGTCGTGCCTGCGTTCACCATCCGCCCTGGCGAGACACGCGAGTTCCCTTTCACGCTGCGTGTCGAGCCTGGCACGCCGCTCTCTCTGCCCGGATCGGACGTGTGGGTTTTTACGGACGCCGATGTCGCCGGTGGGATTGATCCTGGTGACCAGGACCCGCTGCGAGTGCTGCCCAGTGCCGGGATGGAAGCGGTGATCGGCGCTGCCCAGCGCCTGGGCTTTACGCTCAAGACGGCCGAGACCGAGTACGCCCATGGCCGTCTGGTGCAGGAGCTCAGCTTCCGTCCCCCGCACGGCCAGTACAAGCTCACGGAACTGGAACTCGTGATGCTGCCGGCCAATGGCGGCCTGGATGTCATTCTGGAAGTGGACCGGCGGGCGACGGGCATGGCCAGCTTCTTCACCAGCGAGTTTGAAACCCGGGCCCGCTGGTTCCTGCCTCGTGAGCTGCTGGAGCGCGGCCCGGACGTCATTGCGCCGGAACTGGCTGGCCGTATCCGTCAGCTGAGCTGAAGATATCGGCGCTGGCCCCTGCCCTGACCGTGGGCAGGAGCCCGCGCTTTAGCATGCTGTGCATGACTGCTGACCTGAGTGACCCCCATATCCCCCGGCTGCTGGTGTGCAACGTGCTGTACACCGGGATGGGCGGCGCGCAGAGTCCGGGTGGCGTGGTGGTGGTCGGCGACACCGTGGCAGCCACCGGAGACCCGGGAGCGCTGCGCCACGCCTATCCGCACGCCCGCGAGGAACTGGTCGGGGGCGTCATTGCCCCGCCCCCGGTCAATGCCCACACCCACCTGGATATGAGCGCCTATGCGTTCCAGGCGCTGCCCTATTTCCAGTGGATTCCAGAGGTGGTGATTGCCGGGCGCCAGCATAGGGGGCTTGGTGCCGCTGTGGCTGGCGCAGACACCCTCTCGCGGCTGGGTACCGGTGCGGTGGGCGACATCGTCTGGTCGCCCGAGGTGATGGACACCCTGCTGGCGCGTGAGGACCTGCCAGGGGTGCTGTATTTCGAGGTGCTGAGCCCCCAGTCCGAGCGGGCCGACGAGGTCTTCCGCGCTGCCCGTACCCAGATCGAGGCCTGGCGGGCCAAGGAACGTCCCGGGGGCCCCCGGGTCGGCGTCTCGCCGCACACGCCCTATACCGTCAGCCACCGTCTGATGAGGCTCCTGGCCGAGTACGCGGCTGGTGAGGGCCTGCCGCTGCAGATCCATGTGGCGGAACATCCCAGTGAACCGGAACTGTTCCGCACCGGGGGCGGTCCCCTGTGGGAAAACCGCATGCCCAGCCTGTACCCTGCCACCTTCGCGGACATTATCGGCCGTGACCCCGAACCGGACCTGACCCCGGTGCGCTACCTCGATGAACTGGGAGTACTTGGTGCCCGGCCCACCCTGATTCACATGGCCAACGTGACCGCGGACGATATCGCCCGGGTGGCCCGCGCCGGCTGCGCAGTCGTGACCTGCCCGCGCAGCAACCATCATCTGGAATGCGGCGTGTTCCCATGGGCGGCGTTCGCGGCTGCGGGGGTCGAAATTGCCCTGGGCACCGACTCGGTCGCCAGCGGGGAGACCCTGGACGTGCGCGACGACGTGGCCTTTGCCCGCACGTTGTATCCGGGCCTGGACCCCCGCGTCCTGGTGCGGGCAGCGGTCAAGGGCGGACACCGCGTCCTGGGCACAACCATGCCTTTTATCCGGCGGGGTGAGGTCTGGCGCGAGGAGTATCGCTGGGCCGCCGGTCAGGTCTTAGCGTCAGTGAATCACAACGTGGTGTAGCCGGCAGCGGGCCTCATAACTTTCCTGCGCGCCGACCAGCACGACCGGATCGTCGAAGCGGGCCGGCCTCCCACTGATCAGGCGCTGCGACCGGGTGGCCGGGGCCCCACATTGGGTACAGATGGCGGTGAGCTTCTCGACACTCTCGGCGCGGGCCAGCAGATCGGGCATGCAGCCAAATGGCTCGGCGCGGAAGTCCAGATCCAGTCCGGCCAGAATAACCCGTACACCGGCGTCGGCCAGCTCCAAGGCCAGAGGCACCAGTTCCGACCCGAAAAACTGAATCTCGTCAATTCCGATCACGTCCGGCATCTCTGCGGATGCCTGCAGCAGCGGGCCTTCACCGCTCAGGTGAGCCCGAATGTCGGCCACATCGCCGACCGCCAGGGCCCCGACGGTGCGCCCGGTGTGGCTGGCCACCGCTGACTCGTGGTAGCGGTCGTCCACGGCAGGTTTGAACACCTGCACCCGCTGCCGGGCAATCAGGGCGCGGGTGACGCGGCGGATCAGTTCCTCGCTTTTCCCGCTGAACATCGGACCGACAATGACCTCCAGGTGACCGCCGGAATAGGGGGACTTCAGCACGTCCGCGAGTATGCCAGATGCCCTGAGATGGCGGATGGGCTGGAAGCCCTGGGGCGATGCCGTACCCCGTGGCAAACTTCTGCAAAGTCTGCTGGGCGCTCCACCCCTGAGGGTGGTGGACGTGTCCGGCCTCCACTTCCCGGGCCGTCCACATACGTAAAGAACCGCCCCACCAGGGCGGCGGGGCGGCTGAAGATCCGGATTACTTCTTCTTGTTGCGGTAGCTGTCGCCGAAACGCTTGTTGAACTTGTCCACGCGACCCTCGGTGTCCACGAAGCGCTCTTCGCCAGTCCAGAAGGGGTGAACGCCACTCCAGACATCCACGTGGATCTCGGGGCGGGTGCTCAGGGTTTCCATAACGACCTTGCCCTGGTAGATGATCTTGGTAGGAACTGCTTTGGGGTGGATATCCTTTTTCATATTTGCCTCCTCCGCCACGTCTGCCAGGAAGACCTGGATGTGCGTAGCGGGCAACCGTAGAAATATAGCATACCCCCAGGACCGCAGGTTGTCTCAGGCCCGCTGGGCAGCCTGGACAATGTCAGGCAGATGCTCCAGGCACAGCCAGTCCCGTTTCCAGTCGGGCCAGCTGTGTCCCAGGCGCAATGGAGCAAGCAGCGGCCCGGGAACAGGCAGGCCACGCGCGCCGGCAAGGGCGCCGACCACGCAGGCCACCGTGTCGCTGTCATCGCCCAGCAGCACCGCCGGCTGCACGCATTCCAGCCACGACCCGGCCCTGGCGTGCTTCAGGGCTGCCTCCAGGGTATCGAGTACGAAGCCGCTCTGGGAGGTAAGCAGACCGTCGAGGCCTGCACGCACGCGCCCCCGCACACTGGCTCGGGCCTCCCGGTCGCGGCCGCGGAACGCCATCTGCGCCCGCAGCGTGGCAGTGCTGAACAGTCCGGCGTCCAGCAGCGTGGCCTCTGCGTTCAGGGCGTCCATCACCCGCAGGCCGTGGGCAGCAGCATCGGTAGAGGAGCCGCCGCTGGACAGCGCCTCCATGCAGGCGGTCAGCACCACCGAGGCATGCACGCAGCGCGGGTCCGCGTGGGTCAGGGCGGTCAGGACGGCGGATTCACGCGCCAGGTCATCGCCCCGGAAGCCCGCGATCCAGGCGGCAGCCACGCGCATCAGGCCTCCGTTTCCCGCACTCTGGAAACCGCTGGCCTCCCACGCGTGCACCCCACCGTCCGGTCCCGCGTGCTGCAGGGCCGCTCGCGTCAGGCCACCTACATCCGGTGGACCGGTGGCCAGCCACTCCTGAAGGGCCCTCCACACTCCACCGGTTCCCTCACCCCGCGCGTACCCCAGCAGGGTTGCGACCACCATCTGGCTGTCGTCGGTGGCTTCGCCGGGAGCGAACCCGAACACGCTGCCTTCCTGGTAGTGGTCGAAGGGCAGGGTGTAGCGCGCATGAATCACCTCCGGAGTCTTGAACTCGGTGGCCGCGCCCAGGGCGTCAGCGGCGCACAGGGAAAGCAGCGTGGACAGCGCGGCGTCAGGCATAGGCGGCATTGTCGCATGTGTCTGCCAGATGCAAGTGCGGGCAATCGGCATTACACTGCGGGGCATATGGTACGCGGCGATCTGACTGTTTTCCCGCTTCTGTCCGTGATGCAGATGTTGCTCGCCAGTGGCCGGGCAGGAAGACTGAGCTTGGATCATCCACGTGGCGGACAGCTGTGGCTTGACCCTGGTGAGCTTGTGCACGCCCAGGCCTGGACCCTGAGCGGAGACGCCGGGTTGCAGGTGGTGTGCAGCGTTACCGAGGGCACCTTTGTCTTCGAGGCGGACGAGCCCGCGCCCAACCGCACCCTGGCCTTACGACGTGACGCAGCCCTGAGGCGCATGCTGGACGACCACGAAAGCTGGACCCCCCTCCTTCAGGCATTCCCGGACTGGGACCGCACCCTGCGCTTTACTCCCCGCTGGACCGAGGCGCAGCCTGTCACGCGTGCGCAGTACGAGGCCCTGAGCCGGGTGCAGGGGGGGACGACCGTGCGCAGTCTGCTCGAGCGCAGTCCGCAACCACCGCGGACTCTGCTCGAAACGCTGCGCCCATTTCTGGCTGCGGGCCTGATCGAGCTTGCCTGATGCGCAGCGCCCTGCTGATCCCGGTTCTCGCATTCCCACCATGCCGGGTCCGGCATGCTCCATGATGTACCCGGAGGAGTCATGAGCGCCATTACACGAGGGACCCCGGACGATACCCGGCGCGAACGTGAGGACGTAGGACGCGAGGCGGCAGCAGGCCCGGCAAGGGCAGCTGCTCACCCGTCCTGGCGCTTTCAGGACCGCTTTGAACTGTGGATTGACTGGATGGTCCGTGACTCAGCCGGACACTGGCACCCGCACGAGAGCGTGCTTCAGCGCAGTTACCGCACCCGGGAGGACACCCTGCTGCACGCCGAGCGCATTATTCAGCGCGGCGACTTTCCGATGCAGAGCCGTTCGGCGGCACCTGTCACGCTGATCCGCAACCGCCGGGAAGCGCTGCTGGTGGCCTTCCGTGCTGCAGAGGGGGACGGGGTCACATTGATCCGCGAGGTGCTGTTTCCGGTCGGGGAGTATGCCCTGAGCCTGAAAGTGACCCGCGAGCGCGTGGCGGACGAGGTCCGGACCAGTTTTGCGCATGCCGGAAACCCTCTGCGCAGCCTGGCTGGCCAGACGGTGAAGCTGACGGTCCTGATCGAGCATCCCTATGACGTGCTCAGCCGTGCTGAAGGGGTCTTGGAAATGGGGGAGCTCGGCGCGCGGGTCGGCTCTGAGGTGCTGACCTTTCAGGGTGGTGCGGGCGTGACTGGCGTGCCCTACCGGCAGGCCACGGTGGCGGTTTCGCGCGGTCTGATGAAAAAGCCCATGCTGTACCGCTTTGAACTGCTGCAGGGACCGGAAGAGCCAAGACTGTAGACCGGTTCTGCCGACCGGTGGCTTCCTGACTGCATTGCCGGTTACTCTGTCTGGCTGTCTGAGAATACCCGGCAGGGTGATTTGTGGATTCAGGGTGAGGCCGCGCGTATCTCGTACCTGCCCGTGGCACCGGGTAAAATCATCCGGGTCGTGCACCTGCAGATGCTGCGCTGCACGGG
This genomic interval carries:
- the pdxH gene encoding pyridoxamine 5'-phosphate oxidase, which encodes MTDLSTLRLSYIHGELRRADLKADPLQQFQSWLDTSLEAGLREPYAMSLATADQEGRPSVRTVLLRGAHGRGLTFFTNYESHKGHDLADNPQAEVLFYWAEHERQVRAYGSVERLSAEDSAAYFHSRPRESQLAAHASDPQSAPVSSRLELETRLAALQERFPADQDIPCPGFWGGYRIQVQEWEFWQGRPNRMHDRFRYTRGEAGWEIERLMP
- a CDS encoding 2-phosphoglycerate kinase, which translates into the protein MPQAEFRIGSGRQSWPFSRGLVVETAVNAGASAPLAAAIGRRVEQQLRLARRRLITADELQALTAEIAEDVAGPEVAAQVARQTPAFVDILVRSKKGNLPFSRGVLARTLEDVGLTPREAYATASGVDVEMRQQGVQTLTAEDIDQRTERFLAERYGEHFRLTYQYLRQNQGRLGVMADELGLPTPFSKGVLVQSMLAAGVAPDVARKVARITQRDLRGSEDRVVRRTRIREKVEALLREEVGPDVSARYRLLRVIRRPPRPLVVLLGGVSGTGKSVLAAEIAYRLGITRVVSTDSIREVMRAMVSPALVPTLHASTFNAWEALVPPGQSIPDHPTEAELLAGFREQVQQVSVGLRAVVRRSIEEGTSVVLEGVHLVPGYLRADAFAGALVVPLLVTLPNETEHRRHFESRDQETAASRPMHRYMRYFDEIRTMQNELEAVARRLDVPLLDGLTLDESTDQAVEVVLRRVMVALTPEERRALLGDDLSMETGESLLNPEGS
- a CDS encoding TetR/AcrR family transcriptional regulator, which codes for MDLSSLRERQKERRRARIYSVAIELFKRSGFQTTTATDIARASNVSRGTFFNYYPYKEAVLLDYGSEVMDRLRDHAEQRLLDGVPPLSVLYEVWDLLAEENSRERDLFPPLAYEVMNPNPERARTAYQALPLSKVIELILRPLHQSGQMRPDLSLQRISNLIADTYLMVALRWSAYGTERTLQEEMRLALNLLLEGALKRDPPRS
- the ppgK gene encoding polyphosphate--glucose phosphotransferase — encoded protein: MSVILGIDIGGSGIKGAPVNVSTGQLAGERHRIPTPEGARPEDVQRVVAQLVEHFGLDGPVGVTFPGIVQQGRTLSAANVDKGWIGLDADALFTQATGRDVRLLNDADAAGLAEAKFGAGRGVDGTVLVLTFGTGIGSALVHNGVLVPNTELGHLWLREHHAETWASDRARERDDLNWKQWSKRVSGYLQHLELLFSPDLFIIGGGVSKKAEKWQEHIRLERSRFVPAALQNEAGIVGAALLAAQPAPSVPLVSPALRPARPAGRIEAVPVTVKPSKEKSRRKSG
- a CDS encoding sporulation protein, which codes for MGFLKKMMAAVGVGAARVDTRLSRAEVRVGEELRGTIHVQGGQVEQQVQRINVGLATRYKHEDSYLNHTLQSEMVVPAFTIRPGETREFPFTLRVEPGTPLSLPGSDVWVFTDADVAGGIDPGDQDPLRVLPSAGMEAVIGAAQRLGFTLKTAETEYAHGRLVQELSFRPPHGQYKLTELELVMLPANGGLDVILEVDRRATGMASFFTSEFETRARWFLPRELLERGPDVIAPELAGRIRQLS
- a CDS encoding amidohydrolase family protein; this translates as MTADLSDPHIPRLLVCNVLYTGMGGAQSPGGVVVVGDTVAATGDPGALRHAYPHAREELVGGVIAPPPVNAHTHLDMSAYAFQALPYFQWIPEVVIAGRQHRGLGAAVAGADTLSRLGTGAVGDIVWSPEVMDTLLAREDLPGVLYFEVLSPQSERADEVFRAARTQIEAWRAKERPGGPRVGVSPHTPYTVSHRLMRLLAEYAAGEGLPLQIHVAEHPSEPELFRTGGGPLWENRMPSLYPATFADIIGRDPEPDLTPVRYLDELGVLGARPTLIHMANVTADDIARVARAGCAVVTCPRSNHHLECGVFPWAAFAAAGVEIALGTDSVASGETLDVRDDVAFARTLYPGLDPRVLVRAAVKGGHRVLGTTMPFIRRGEVWREEYRWAAGQVLASVNHNVV
- a CDS encoding thymidine kinase, giving the protein MLKSPYSGGHLEVIVGPMFSGKSEELIRRVTRALIARQRVQVFKPAVDDRYHESAVASHTGRTVGALAVGDVADIRAHLSGEGPLLQASAEMPDVIGIDEIQFFGSELVPLALELADAGVRVILAGLDLDFRAEPFGCMPDLLARAESVEKLTAICTQCGAPATRSQRLISGRPARFDDPVVLVGAQESYEARCRLHHVVIH
- the rpmE gene encoding 50S ribosomal protein L31 translates to MKKDIHPKAVPTKIIYQGKVVMETLSTRPEIHVDVWSGVHPFWTGEERFVDTEGRVDKFNKRFGDSYRNKKK
- a CDS encoding ADP-ribosylglycohydrolase family protein, producing the protein MPDAALSTLLSLCAADALGAATEFKTPEVIHARYTLPFDHYQEGSVFGFAPGEATDDSQMVVATLLGYARGEGTGGVWRALQEWLATGPPDVGGLTRAALQHAGPDGGVHAWEASGFQSAGNGGLMRVAAAWIAGFRGDDLARESAVLTALTHADPRCVHASVVLTACMEALSSGGSSTDAAAHGLRVMDALNAEATLLDAGLFSTATLRAQMAFRGRDREARASVRGRVRAGLDGLLTSQSGFVLDTLEAALKHARAGSWLECVQPAVLLGDDSDTVACVVGALAGARGLPVPGPLLAPLRLGHSWPDWKRDWLCLEHLPDIVQAAQRA
- a CDS encoding DUF4388 domain-containing protein, coding for MVRGDLTVFPLLSVMQMLLASGRAGRLSLDHPRGGQLWLDPGELVHAQAWTLSGDAGLQVVCSVTEGTFVFEADEPAPNRTLALRRDAALRRMLDDHESWTPLLQAFPDWDRTLRFTPRWTEAQPVTRAQYEALSRVQGGTTVRSLLERSPQPPRTLLETLRPFLAAGLIELA